One window from the genome of Scatophagus argus isolate fScaArg1 chromosome 13, fScaArg1.pri, whole genome shotgun sequence encodes:
- the per2 gene encoding period circadian protein homolog 2 isoform X1, with product MSEDSDSKPYCFPVLEDEDGASGSRVSTACSSMPRGTSGCSSMAQLHRMGGYSQGGPELGLPSEGSDSSGQDPSASPHNHRKNGRSRSLPEEDVEMKSSGSSGSGTESHGNESHGNESHGNESHSHESMGSSNGNSKDSALLESSESNKSSNSHSPSPPSSSNAFSLLSSEQDNPSTSGCSSQESAKAKTQKEVIKTLKELKLHLPAEKRHHNKSTTLNTLKYALRCVKQVEANEEYYQMLMINDSQPSGLDVSSYTIEEIDSITSEYTLKNNDIFAVVVSLNTGRIVYISDQAASILNCKRDVFKNTKFVEFLTPQDVSVFYSFTTPYRLPSWSMCTGAESSPSDCMQEKSFFCRISGGKECESDLQYYPFRMTPYLMRVQDTVHAEDQFCCLLLAERVHSGYDAPRIPTDKRIFTTTHTPSCVFQDVDERAVPLLGYLPQDLIGTPVLLHLHPNDRPIMLAIHRKILQYAGQPFDHSSVRFCARNGEYIILDTSWSSFVNPWSRKVSFVIGRHKVRMGPVNEDVFVAPASTVPDMKTMDSDIQELTEQIHRLLLQPVHNSGSSGYGSLSRDHLLSMTSSSESLDNGSRSKMQPAEEEVSGKARPRTFQEICKDIHLQKSQEQHTTKADIKRSNGIEPAHKSSVVVRPKDSAAPLNLRETGAIMEDSRSSLQEEITFDDQTVYSYQQISCLDSVVRYLESCNVPITMKRKCQSSSNTTSSNSDDGKQKGSISMQASEEPALKDQSGLSTLDVRDKKSSDAASAVVGTSLPLPVPNKPESVVSITSQCSYSSTIVHVGDKKPQPESEIIEDVPGAGETVESRPEPPPSVVSNPSQERESYKKLGLTKQVLAAHTQKEEQAFLYRFRELRGLTALKANCSHYLERQREQITTDAPPAARSSKPSAEPTTRRGTRNKKTKSKRAKQIESSDSTVSHRRQQQLRPPRLNHGLNPTSWSPSDTSQATFPMAYPSVIPGYPLQVYPSAGSAAPHSDANLQGCRDNQGTQGPPCPSSIHPPPYTAPMVTPIVALVLPNYVYPPMATGLPPPQPVYPAETGAFLTQTQPFGQAAFPGQIHFAAPASFSVQNQFNTQNNCVPQAGYLTPSFYFPPTSETPKGPVEGQSRSTTPLSRGGRDSASPPLFQSRCSSPLNLLELELSVDRQDSTVLSSGGQGTNMAEREKGTSGNQAKERELKQPSLSLLGPPGPLYCEGTSCVCERLSWDKVFSRLRACSKEASSRGDGNNSDANSSSSDMLDIILHEDSCSGSGSATSGSMGSGFNGCGTSASGTSNSGTSKSRTSGSGASGSGTGSNNSSNYFGSVDSSQNSQKVNSHLSSSEGRPMEMEQSEHLIKYVLQDPLWLFTANTDDKVMMTYQLPSRDIQSVLREDREKLKLLQKSQPRFSEEQKKELIEVHPWMKKGGLPKVLDVKVCSCCDSASEAAAAAEAAEDQPDLDMGDTDTGDAGCQQRPREESTNTVVISCHSPSAGSSSQTQQTRQ from the exons ATGTCTGAAGATTCAGACTCCAAGCCCTATTGCTTCCCGGTGCTGGAAGATGAGGACGGAGCCTCAGGGTCCAGAGTGTCCACTGCATGCAGTTCCATGCCTAGAGGGACCTCGGGGTGCAGCTCCATGGCACAGCTGCACCGCATGGGTGGCTACAGCCAAGGTGGGCCTGAGCTGGGCCTCCCGTCAGAGGGCAGTGACAGCAGCGGACAGGACCCTTCTGCCTCCCCACACAACCATCGGAAGAACGGCCGCTCCCGATCACTCCCCGAGGAGGACGTCGAGATGAAAAGCAGTGGGTCCAGCGGCAGTGGCACCGAATCGCACGGCAACGAAAGCCACGGTAACGAGAGCCATGGCAACGAGAGCCACAGCCACGAGTCGATGGGCAGCTCCAACGGCAACAGTAAAGACTCGGCACTGCTGGAATCTTCTGAAAGCAACAAGAG CTCAAACTCCCACAGTCCGTCTCCTCCCAGCAGCTCAAATGCCTTCAGTCTGCTGAGCTCGGAGCAGGACAACCCATCAACCAGCGGCTGCAG CAGCCAAGAGTCCGCCAAAGCTAAGACCCAGAAGGAGGTGATTAAAACTCTGAAAGAGCTAAAGCTTCACCTGCCTGCTGAGAAAAGACACCATAACAAGTCCACCACGCTGAACACACTCAAGTACGCGTTGCGCTGTGTCAAACAAGTGGAAG CCAATGAGGAGTATTACCAGATGCTGATGATCAACGACAGTCAGCCTTCAGGCCTGGATGTATCCTCTTACACGATAGAGGAGATAGACAGCATCACTTCTGAATACACCCTCAAAAACAAC GACATTTTTGCAGTAGTGGTGTCTCTCAACACAGGACGGATTGTCTACATTTCTGATCAGGCTGCCTCCATCCTCAACTGCAAAAGAGATGTGTTCAAGAACACCAAGTTTGTGGAGTTCCTGACACCGCAGGATGTTAGTGTGTTCTACAGCTTCACGACGCCATACCGCCTGCCCTCCTGGAGCATGTGCACCGGAGCAG AGTCATCCCCGTCTGACTGCATGCAGGAGAAGTCTTTCTTCTGTCGTATCAG TGGTGGTAAGGAGTGTGAAAGTGATCTGCAGTACTATCCGTTCCGCATGACACCCTACCTGATGAGGGTCCAAGACACTGTCCATGCTGAAGACCAGTTCTGCTGCCTCCTGCTGGCTGAGAGAGTTCACTCCGGGTATGATG CTCCCAGAATTCCGACGGACAAACGCATcttcaccaccacacacactccgagttgtgtgtttcaggatgTGGATGAGAG AGCAGTTCCTCTCCTCGGGTACCTCCCCCAGGATCTGATCGGCACACCAGTCCTTCTGCACCTACATCCCAATGACCGACCGATCATGCTGGCCATTCACAGAAAGA TTCTTCAATATGCAGGGCAACCATTTGACCACTCATCCGTCCGTTTCTGTGCACGAAATGGAGAATACATCATTCTTGACACCAGCTGGTCCAGTTTCGTCAACCCATGGAGCCGCAAGGTCTCCTTTGTTATCGGGAGGCACAAAGTGCGCAT GGGCCCTGTGAACGAAGACGTTTTTGTGGCTCCGGCCTCCACTGTCCCTGATATGAAGACCATGGACTCTGATATCCAAGAGTTAACCGAGCAGATCCATCGGCTCCTGTTACAG CCGGTTCATAACAGTGGGTCCAGTGGCTACGGTAGTCTGAGCAGAGACCACCTTTTGAGCATGACCTCCTCTAGCGAGAGCCTTGACAATGGCAGCAGGAGCAAAATGCaaccagcagaggaggaagtgagcgGCAAAGCCAGGCCT CGAACTTTTCAGGAAATCTGTAAGGATATTCATCTTCAGAAGAGCCAGGAGCAGCACACAACCAAAGCTGACATCAAGAGAAGCAATGGCA TAGAGCCTGCACATAAGAGCTCCGTGGTGGTGCGGCCCAAAGACTCAGCAGCTCCTCTCAACTTGAGGGAGACTGGAGCCATTATGGAGGATAGTAGGTCCTCTTTGCAGGAGGAGATAACCTTCGATGATCAGACCGTCTACTCCTACCAGCAGATCAGCTGTCTGGACAGTGTTGTCAG GTATTTGGAGAGCTGTAATGTTCCCATCACCATGAAGAGGAAGTGCCAATCTTCATCTAACACCACATCCTCTAACTCAGATGATGGCAAACAGAAAGGGTCAATCAGCATGCAAGCATCTGAag AACCAGCCTTGAAGGATCAGTCTGGTCTCTCCACTTTGGACGTTCGAGATAAAAAGTCCAGCGACGCAGCCTCAGCAGTAGTGGGCACTTCGCTGCCCCTACCTGTACCCAACAAACCAGAAAGTGTGGTCTCCATAACCAGCCAGTGTAGCTACAGCAGCACCATAGTGCATGTAGGGGACAAGAAACCTCAACCAGAGTCAG AGATCATAGAAGATGTCCCGGGAGCAGGAGAGACGGTAGAATCCCGGCCCGAACCTCCTCCTTCTGTTGTTTCTAATCCCAGTCAGGAGAGGGAGTCCTACAAGAAACTGGGCTTGACCAAGCAGGTTTTGGCGGCCcacacacagaaggaggagCAAGCCTTTCTGTATCGCTTCAGGGAGCTTCGTGGACTCACAGCACTCAAAGCAAACTGTTCGCATTACCTGGAACGCCAGAGAGAACAGATCACCACCGATG CGCCACCCGCTGCTCGATCCAGCAAGCCGAGCGCAGAGCCCACCACGCGGCGGGGCACACGGAATAAGAAGACCAAATCAAAGCGAGCAAAGCAGATCGAGTCCTCGGACAGCACAGTGTCCCATCGCAGACAACAACAGCTGCGTCCTCCTCGTCTAAACCATGGCCTTAATCCGACCTCTTGGTCTCCCTCTGACACCTCGCAGGCAACTTTTCCCATGGCTTACCCCTCCGTGATTCCAGGCTATCCGTTGCAGGTTTACCCCAGTGCCGGTTCTGCAGCTCCCCACAGTGATGCCAATCTACAAGGCTGCAGGGACAACCAGGGCACACAGGGCCCTCCCTGCCcgtcatccatccatcctccgCCCTACACCGCCCCCATGGTCACCCCTATCGTGGCTCTTGTGCTGCCCAACTATGTGTACCCTCCTATGGCCACTGGGCTTCCACCCCCACAGCCAGTGTACCCCGCAGAAACTGGTGCTTTCCTCACCCAAACACAGCCTTTTGGTCAGGCTGCCTTTCCAGGCCAGATCCACTTCGCCGCTCCAGCTTCATTCAGTGTTCAGAACCAGTTCAACACCCAGAACAACTGTGTTCCTCAGGCAGGCTACCTGACACCGTCGTTCTACTTCCCCCCAACGTCGGAAACCCCAAAGGGTCCTGTTGAGGGCCAGTCTCGCTCCACTACACCGCTGTCTAGAGGAGGGCGCGACTCGGCATCCCCGCCACTGTTCCAGTCTCGTTGCAGCTCACCCCTCAacctgctggagctggagctgtcGGTGGACAGGCAAGACAGCACAGTGCTCTCCTCTGGAGGACAAGGGACTAATATGGCTGAAAGGGAGAAAGGAACAAGTGGCAACCAGGCCAAGGAGAGGGAGCTGAAGCAG CCATCTCTCAGTCTCCTTGGTCCACCTGGACCCTTGTATTGCGAGGGCACGTCCTGTGTCTGTGAGCGTTTGTCTTGGGATAAAGTGTTCTCTAGGCTGAGGGCTTGCAGCAAAGAG GCAAGCTCGCGTGGCGACGGGAACAACAGCGACGCCAACTCTTCATCCAGCGACATGTTGGACATTATTCTCCATGAGGACTCCTGCTCAGGCAGTGGCTCGGCCACCTCGGGTTCCATGGGCTCAGGGTTCAATGGCTGTGGAACTTCAGCCAGCGGGACTTCCAACAGCGGGACATCTAAGAGCAGGACGTCAGGCAGTGGAGCCTCCGGCAGCGGAACAG GAAGCAACAACAGTAGCAATTACTTTGGCAGCGTGGACTCTTCCCAGAACAGCCAGAAGGTCAACAGTCACTTGAGCAGCAGCGAGGGCAGGCCGATGGAGATGGAGCAGAGCGAACACCTCATTAAGTATGTACTGCAGGATCCGCTGTGGCTGTTCACGGCCAACACAGATGACAAGGTCATGATGACCTATCAGCTCCCCTCTCG TGACATCCAGAGTGTGCtcagggaggacagagagaagctgaagctgctgcagaagaGCCAGCCACGCTTctcagaggagcagaagaaagagCTGATTGAGGTCCACCCCTGGATGAAGAAGGGAGGTCTGCCCAAAGTATTAGACGTGAAG GTGTGCTCCTGCTGTGACAGCGCCTCAGAggccgcagcagcagcagaggcggCAGAGGATCAGCCAGACCTGGACATGGGGGATACAGACACAGGGGATGCCGGCTGTCAGCAGAGACCCAGAGAGGAATCCACAAACACTGTTGTCATTTCCTGCCACAGCCCTTCTGCTGGCTCCAGCTCTCAGACACAACAAACTAGACAATGA